In one window of Henckelia pumila isolate YLH828 chromosome 1, ASM3356847v2, whole genome shotgun sequence DNA:
- the LOC140866394 gene encoding xyloglucan endotransglucosylase/hydrolase protein 2-like, whose protein sequence is MGYYFMNINNSCSNNIPVLSSILLFILCLYNPLAISVDDTVRFDANYSPTWGRDHVTVVGDGTQVQLSLDERSGAGFHSNQKYGSGIFRMKLKLPNKKDKGIITTFYLTGLPAGQPTGGPHDEADFEFLGSNGKKFIVSTNVFANDNGDREQQFTLWFDPTLDFHVYEILWNQHHIVFSVDGIPIRVYHNFKAQIGANYPSQQMHVESSIWNMTDWLGPVDWSQGPFVAEYRGFGLDACVHQPSDPQDCHSSKYYWNDPKYWQLTPQQNKLLKYVRRNHLVYDYCGDRKKHFIECKIH, encoded by the exons ATGGGGTACTATTTCATGAACATTAATAATAGCTGCAGTAACAATATTCCAGTTTTGTCatcaattttgttatttattctTTGTTTGTATAATCCACTGGCAATTAGCGTTGATGATACAGTTCGTTTCGATGCAAATTACTCTCCAACTTGGGGAAGGGACCATGTCACGGTTGTTGGCGATGGAACACAAGTTCAACTTTCGCTAGACGAACGCTCCG GAGCCGGGTTCCATTCAAACCAGAAATATGGTTCCGGAATTTTCAGAATGAAGTTGAAGTTGCCCAACAAAAAAGATAAAGGAATAATCACAACTTTCTAC CTTACGGGGCTCCCAGCCGGGCAACCAACAGGAGGCCCACACGACGAGGCCGATTTCGAGTTCTTGGGAAGCAATGGGAAGAAATTCATCGTGAGTACCAATGTGTTTGCAAATGACAATGGAGATAGAGAGCAACAATTCACACTTTGGTTCGATCCAACGCTAGATTTTCACGTTTATGAGATACTGTGGAACCAACACCACATAGTGTTCTCTGTGGACGGAATACCAATAAGGGTGTACCATAACTTTAAGGCACAGATAGGCGCCAACTATCCGTCGCAACAGATGCACGTGGAGTCAAGCATATGGAATATGACGGATTGGCTAGGGCCAGTTGATTGGAGCCAAGGACCCTTTGTGGCCGAGTATCGCGGGTTCGGGCTCGATGCGTGCGTGCATCAACCTTCTGATCCTCAGGATTGCCATTCTTCAAAGTACTATTGGAATGACCCCAAATATTGGCAGCTCACTCCTCAACAAAATAAGTTGCTTAAATATGTGAGGAGGAATCACTTGGTCTATGACTATTGTGGCGACAGGAAAAAACACTTCATAGAGTGCAAGATTCATTGA